CTGAATTTAAACTAAACATTCAACAAAATTCAAAGTTTCAGCTCTTTTATATAAACAATCGTGTCCGGCTCCGGATGTGGCgtcacagcaaaacaacaatGGCGCGTTTCTATTGGTCGACGCTGGACAGTGACGCTCGGCTTAAAAGACCAATGAACCGCCGCAGAGCAGCTCGTCGCGTGTGAGTCCTTTAATTCACATATATTgaacatttcctagaaaataacATTCAAACCAAACTTTCTATGTTTGTTGACGGTTTGTTCCGTGTAACCTGCGTGTTGTTGGACAACAGAGAGGccatgtgtgtgttatctgtcgGTATAGCTAGCTCACCAGCTAACTACACATTAGCCTGCCTGTGTAGTGAATACAGGAGCTGGTTTCTCCTTTATGACTTCACTAGATCAAAAAGCGATTAAAAACAAAGCTCacacagagctaacatgagAGCTGTCGACCTGTTTGCTTTTGATATGGACTGAACATCACCCGATGTTTAGTCAGGAAGAAGTGTCAGGTTTATTTGTtatatgcaggttaacacagagtcaacagtataatgaaatgtgtaaatatgtaacaGCAGTGCACATACAGGATAAAATACTATATAATACATAATGTTAAGGTAACaaataatatagaaatacaaacgtgactacagacagagtaaagtgactacagatggagtaaagtgactacagacagagtaaagtgactacagacagagtaaagtgactacagacggagtaaagtgactacagatgGGGTAAAGTGACTACAAGCGGAGTAAAGTCAGTACAGGCGGAGTAAAGTCAGTACAGGCGGAGTAAAGTCAGTACAGGCGGAGTAAAGTCAGTACAGGCGgagtaaagtgactacagacggAGTAAAGTCAGTACAGACGgagtaaagtgactacagatggggtaaagtgactacagatggggtaaagtgactacagacggAGTAAAGTCAGTACAGACGgggtaaagtgactacagacagagtaaagtgagTACAGACGGGGTAAATtgactacagacagagtaaagtcaGTACAGATGgagtaaagtgactacagacggtgtaaagtgactacagacagagtaaagtgactacagatggagtaaagtgactacagacagagtaaagtgagTACAGACGgggtaaagtgactacagacagagtaaagtcaGTACAGATGgagtaaagtgactacagacggTGTAAAGTGAGTACAGACGGAGTAAAGTGAGTACAGACGGAGTAAAGTCAGTACAGATGgggtaaagtgactacagacagagtaaagtcaGTACAGATGgagtaaagtgactacagatgGGGTAAAGTCAGTACAGGCGGAGTAAAGTCAGTACAGACGgagtaaagtgactacagatgGAGTAAAGTCAGTACAGATGgagtaaagtgactacagatggggtaaagtgactacagacggAGTAAAGTCAGTACAGACGGGGTAAAGTCAGTACAGACGgggtaaagtgactacagacatGGTAGAGTGACTACAGTGATTAGAGACGGAGTAGAGTGACAGGTGTTTTACAGCACTACACAAAATAATTcaagaacaagaagcagctgACTTCCAGGATTCATAGGTAGTGGTACACACTTAAGTTGAATGTGTCTCTTGATGTGTCAGTGCAACAGTAAAGTAAGTTAGCATACAGTATAAAGTAACTATGTCCAATCAGAGCATCTGATTATGTTAGAGCTGCCCTGTGTCAGTAGCTACAGGTTGTTGGGTGAAGTCCACCCCTCAGGAGAAGACTATATTTTCAATAATAACCAATCTGTTTCCCTCATGCAGCTCTCACTCTCAGAGGAGGGGTGCACCATCAGGAGGAGAGTGGAGACAGAGGAATCAAGAGCAATGGCGAGGCCACGGCAAAGAACAGgtgagagaggtggaggtgaaggaggacgAGCGATGtcagctgcaggagaaagaAACAGTTCCCAGGGGGACCTGCCAGACCATGTGCCCTGCTCGTGAGCTGCGGGACCGTGAGGTGCAGAACCGCCTTCACCGTTTTGAGATGTTAGCAGGCACAGAAAGAGATAAAAGGCCCAGGGGAGACCCCTTGCGTGCTGTCAAAGAGTATTCCAGACCAGCGGCTGGGAAAGACTCAACAAACCCCAGTGACCTCCGTACACCCGCGGTGTTGCTGAAAACTGTGTGTTACCTCATTGACGACATCGCTGCCTCCTCTCATTTGCATCCTTGGACTGAGGCGAGTAGTATTTACACAGGTTTTCACAGTTTGTATCTCATatattgaaaagaaaaactctttacAGTATATATCCTTTTATTAAAGTGTACCTTGCCTTCCAGGTTTACAGCTTTGTCTTTGATCGGCTGCGCGGTGTGAAGCAGGACATGATCATCCAGAGGGTGTCTGGATTGAACTGCGTAGCCATTTTGGAGCGGACGGTGCGATTCCTCATCTATGCCTCTTATCGGCTTTGCGGTGAGCCCCTGCGGCTCTATGACCCACGCATCAACGACACACACCTTCAGGAGAATCTCAGCTGGCTGTTGGATTGTTACGCAACTGGACCAGGGCCGCATCCCAACCAGGAAGAGTTCCAGGCTCTTGGTCTGCTGTACAATTTGGGTTGGTTACCTCCCATGTTTAATAAGCTCTTTTTTATGGCATCATATAAATTATATGCAAATATGTAATAGTTAAGTTTTGCATGAGCAGCTGAACCTTTACCTGAAGTTCTTCCTGCTAAAttaaaaagcaaatgaaaagtTCCTGCTTTTGAAAGATATTTACAGAATGCTCACCTGGAAGATGATTAGGATCCTTCCTTCATACTTGCTTTCTGGTCTCCTCCAGGTTCATCTTGTGCCACGCAGCACATCATGGAGCTCCCTGAGCGTCTCCGCAGCTCTCCCGCCATCGCACTCGCTCTTTCCATCAACAGAGCTTTCCTGGAGCGAAACCCTGTACGTTTGCTCCGATTAGCCAAGAGGTTGAACTTCCTGCAAAGCTGTGCGCTGCACCGTCACCTGATGGCATGTCGTAGAGATCTGCTGCTGATATACAGCCATGGACACAGCAGCCGCAACTGTCGCTTTCCCCTCGACGGACTGGCTCAGCTCTTGTCCTTAGACACGTCATTCACAGCTGGACTCTGTCAGCTGTACGGACTGGAGGTTAACCAGGACAATCAAGTGGTTTTCTCCAAGGCTGCTTTTACTGAGCCCGAACAAGCGAAACTGCACTGCAAACTTTATCACAACATCGTGGcggagaaacaaagagaccTCACTGTTGGGAACATCATTCACGGTTGCACTtgagataaataaaagaatcaGATCTGTAATAATGTGAAGCTCTTAGGGAAACTGTGGAAGAGCAACTAGCGAGCATTTACAGTCTTTGTTTTAAAGATCAGTGATTTCATCtgtctacttttttttgttttcagcacgTTATTGGATTTGAGCCTTGGCGCTTCCTTCGAGGATGTCCAACATCAGCGTGTTTTCCAAATGAAATGCTCTAGATTATTCATTGTTCAACACAAGGGTCAGGGTTGTTGTTGAGCTATGCGTCTGCCATATTGTATGTGAGAGAGGCTGAACTCAGACGAGTTCCCTCTTAGATCTggatttgctttttttttcatcctcatTATGCACTCGGTGCCTGAATTAACCTTTTAAGATGTGAATTACTTTTTATATTGTTACTCACTGTGTTGATACTGTTTTAAATATGCCATATTGTGTTTCAGAAAGCTGGCTGCGACAGTGTTCATTTATTCTTATCAATGCAGTACCTCAGAAGCATTTCAATAAacttttctaaataaaacaagtcaCGTCTTGGTCCTTTATTTGAACTCCTTGCTGCAACTGAGCTcagtggccacttgagggcagcagaTATCTGTAGAGGGCATCAACGCTCTGCAAcaagtacaaaataaataaataaataataagtgacTAAAGTTGAGATAATCCTGCTCCAAGCGTTTCTTttgtgctacttttttttttttttaaactgttttttttttccaagtcttGTGATCTTTCCCAACGCACAGAGAACCAGTTGTCAAGCTGCTAGAATCTTTTGGAGATGTCAGCTGAAGCACAAGTATGTGAAATGTGCAGGTAATTTATAGAGGTCTGAGCTGCAGGCTCCGTGCTGTTCCTTACACTGGGGTTAGTCATGCTCTCGCAGCACAGAAGTGAGAGGAGCTATTGAAGTGAATGAAGCGCAGCCTGACGCCGATCCACTCCCGACTCGCTGCTCGCTGCTTGCTGCTGTAGGAgcggaaagaaaaacaagatcCACCGACTTGAAAGAGATCACCAAAAGGGGGAAACAATCGCGGACGCAAGAGGTTGCACGGATTTTTACAtgtcaaacatttctttacagTGACATTTCTGCTCGCTTGAAGTGGGAGGACGCTTACAATTTGTAATGCTGAAATATGAGAGAACGGAACCGGGGCGGGTGAAGGCACATGGGAGAGGACTGTCCGTGTACTCTGGgctctaaaaaagaaaaaaagaaaacacacacacacacacacacacgatttgCTTGCAACTGGATTTGGCGAAGTGGgatgattacaaaaaaaagttgatctTTGGTTTCTGGACGAAGCTCTGCACACCTATCACGCCAAACCAGCCTCAATGGATAGATAGACTGAGAGAGAGCTGTAGACACAGACTGTTCAAGTTTCATTTAACTTTTCAGTAGAGTTGTGGAAGATCCAACCTCCTccagaggggagagagagccGATAATCCAGCATTATCTCGGTTACTGAGGCCAAAATGTTGCGGTTGTCTCTGACAGCTTTGAGTCTTTCATGGACTTTGTTCATCTGCAACGTGAGCAGAACTTGTGCACAAGAAAGACAGTAAGTAGccagtgtttgcatgtgttgtgTCTTTGAATGCTTTAAACTCACTTACAAGGATTTCTGATGCTCTGCAGTCAAGATtgtaacatatttttaaaaaaacactaaattcAGCCACTATATTTATCATAAATTATAGGAAGATAGTGATTATTTAAGGCTGCATTAGccttttcattcaaatgtgtgAAGCAAAGTGTCTTGATCATTAAATTGTAACATTTACTGCATCATCAGTCTGTCCTTGTTGTTGCATTGCTTGTGAATATATGTGAGGGTTTCATGTCATTGCATATAATGACACTGTACTATAACATCACTTTgccattcatgtttttcattcacTGATGTGTTATTGGACTTGTGAGCAGTCACCCAAAATGATATATTCAGAGGTAGTCTGCACTGCTGATATATGCAGCTTTGGGAGAGGTTGATAATTATGGTAATTATAAACATTTTTGATAGagtcagaagtactttattcaCTTTATCCCTACACACCCAGAGGCAAAAgatttaaatcttatttttggCTCTTTGATGCCATCAGTCAGGCTACTATCAGCTGTTTGGGAGCTTAATCCCTTGACCTTGAGAGTTGTGTTAATAGTAAGAGGTTGGAAACAATCTTCCAAGTTTGGTGCAACTCCATGTGGTCAGTTAACAAAAGTACTGACAAATGCAGGCTTGATTCACAAAAGAGAGCTCTTAAATCCGAGTGTTTACTGACTGAGTGAGAAAGTGTTTAACAGCTCAGCTGAGGGtgacatctgagaaaaaaagcaaaagactagGAACATAAAACCATGTGACTGAACTAAAAAGAAATACCTACACAAGAGAACACAAATCCTCATCAGGCACTGACCGGCTCTCAGCTGAGGAACAAAAGTTGGTCAAAAACAATGAGAACTTCAAGTACATCAAGCCATGTGACTGAAATAAGCATGGTCTCCACCACCTGATCCCGGCTCATCCAAGAGCTAGTTAAACTCACTGTAGATCAAACGCACACAGTCAATTTCCTCGTATTATCTTCCTTCTCCCGAAGCCTTATTTTCCAGGGGGATTTTCTCATGACTTTCTCTCTCAGGAACTGCAGTTGCCTCCGGCTGTAATGCTGTAGTGCTGTAATGCCAACCACCTGATCCTTCTCTCAGGCATGCAATTGGGTTTGTGCTTGAGGCTTTGCTCACTCCTAATTTGTGTGATCTTCAGTTAGGTTTTCAGGGGGTAAGCAGGCCTGTTAGCCTTAAAAATCAGAGCTGGAATGACTGGGTCaggactgaaacaaacaaagagatgTTTAGTCTTATATTGTACACGTATATATTGTTATAGTCCACATGTTTCTACCAGACCCCACTCAATAACAAGAGCACCCATTATTCTATCTTTGTTACCTGAGTGATATCTTCTCTCAGCGCCAGTTGGCATATTCTTTCATccaaataaaacttaaattgggctttttttttcttcttctagaCTGTTGATAAGCATCAAAGAATGACCTTTGCTCTGTGACCTCAGTGACAGGCTTCTTCCCTCAATTAAATGTCAGAGTGACTGTGTGGAATCTCAGTCATTATTTCTCAAAACAGACGCCAACGTTCTGTCAGAGGTGCCAGACCACCCAAAGAGAGCACTAGAGCAAAAAAGCCCATTGGCCAAACAGGTACTGTGTCCGTGGTAACCATTTGCAATTAAACCTGATCTGGCTGCACAAATCCACACGGTATGTCTCTGTTTGTATGTAGTGGAACGAataaggcagagagagagaagcgtAACTTTGTTCACCTGTGTGACCTCCTGCAAAACAAAGTGATAAATTCACTTTGCAGTTATATCAGTGCACCTAAAAGCACAGCAGTGATACCCTTTATATTATTGCATATGCAGAATGTACACACATTGACCCCTCTCCtccttgtgtctctttgttctctgacctctgacctctacTTTATCCCCTgccaccacctctctctctctgttttgccacttcccctctttctcctcctctgtgtcctctctctccccccctccctcccctttgTTTTCTCCtacctctttttcctcctttctccacCTTGTTCTTCTCCTAGGGGTTATTTGGTTGCCGCACCCTCCGTGTTTCGAGCAGGCGTAGAGGAGAGCGTGAGCGTAACCATCTTCAATGCGAAAGCGGAGACACGCGTCCAGGTGCAGCTGTCGGTGAAGGGACAGGCGGTTGCCCACAGCCACGGCTCAGTGCTCGGTGAGAACAAATCGTGGAAGCTAAGGTTACACTGGCACAATGCATCACTTTTGGGAAGAAAAAACTTGCACTAACAAGTTGAGCTATGAGACATCTCCCCCTTTTGTGGGATTTATTCAAAGGATTTTGAGATCACACAGGCTGGCAAAAAAAACGTAGCAAAGattgaagaacacacacaacgTGGGCCCTTATTGACCTCTGCCCTCACTGCGTGCTGCTGACCAGCTATGCTTTTCATAGACATTATCTTTGATTGGAGGCATCAGTTAAGCCCGGCCCACCAGCCACTtagtgtatacagtgtgtgatttgtttgaCAGCACCGTTAATAGATGGCGCTGGCTCTAACTCAGAATGGCATCGAGACAGGCTACAGCTGGATTTCCTGCTAACCCAGGGTGAACACCTCTAGGCAAATAGTCTAGTAGCTCTCATACCTACTGGATATTAATAGCAACATACAGATGTGTATTCCAGATTTATGCGAATAAGTATATGAAAATGATCCTAAAATACTGCACATTAAAACAtctcattgtttctgtttcagacaAAGGCACCATCAAACTAAAGGTGAGTCTGACTGCGTGGTGTGCGTTTGTTTTCTCAGCAGTGTCTCACAGTATGTGCATGCTGCTCTCCAGAGATGTTCAAAATGCACAGCGCTGTTTAGCGGTGACAGCTGCACAGTAGTGAGAGCCCCTTGTCCGTTGTGTGCACATTCCTCAGGCAACATGCAAATCAACACTAACATTATTTGTAATGCAACATCTGTCTCTGCTCATTCATTGGGAATAAGGTAACAGCCTCAATATAATATGCAACAGCTGTTGACGTGCATGTATG
Above is a window of Larimichthys crocea isolate SSNF chromosome XVII, L_crocea_2.0, whole genome shotgun sequence DNA encoding:
- the sac3d1 gene encoding SAC3 domain-containing protein 1 translates to MARFYWSTLDSDARLKRPMNRRRAARRVSHSQRRGAPSGGEWRQRNQEQWRGHGKEQVREVEVKEDERCQLQEKETVPRGTCQTMCPARELRDREVQNRLHRFEMLAGTERDKRPRGDPLRAVKEYSRPAAGKDSTNPSDLRTPAVLLKTVCYLIDDIAASSHLHPWTEVYSFVFDRLRGVKQDMIIQRVSGLNCVAILERTVRFLIYASYRLCGEPLRLYDPRINDTHLQENLSWLLDCYATGPGPHPNQEEFQALGLLYNLGSSCATQHIMELPERLRSSPAIALALSINRAFLERNPVRLLRLAKRLNFLQSCALHRHLMACRRDLLLIYSHGHSSRNCRFPLDGLAQLLSLDTSFTAGLCQLYGLEVNQDNQVVFSKAAFTEPEQAKLHCKLYHNIVAEKQRDLTVGNIIHGCT